The window GCGAAGCACTTTATGTGATTATGCCAATGCGCCTGTAATGAGTATCAAGAAACTTTATGTCGAGAATTTTCGCAATTTAAGTATTCAGAACAGTGAATTTGAACCTGCCCTAAATTTTGTCCTGGGTGACAATGGCAGCGGCAAAAGTAGCCTGTTAGAAAGCATCTTCTTTCTGGGGCATGGCAAATCGTTTCGTACTACGAAACTAGAAAATTTAGTAAATAGCGATGCGGATAATTTTACCGTATCCATAAAAGATGACCGGGACTCACAATTAGGGGTAAGCCGTTATCGCGATGGCAAATGTACCATTAAAGTAAATGGTGCACCCGAGCACAGGTTGTCGGAACTGGCAAAACACATTGCCGTACAAATTATCACGCCGGAAACGTTTAAACTGTTTTTTGGTGGCCCGAAGGAGCGAAGACGCTTCGTCGATCTTGGAATGTTTCACGTGGAACATATGTTTGTAGAACTGTGGCGTGAATTTCGAAGAGTGTTGTTACAGCGCAATGCCTGTTTAAAAAATGGCGTAAGAGGGCAGCAATACGATTACTGGACCCAGCTTTTTGTAGAACAGTCAGAAACGCTTGCGCAAATGAGGCAAAGCTACATCGAACAACTCAATAATGAGTTACAGATTTGGCTGAAAATATTGCTTCCTGAATTATCCGAAGGCATAGCTCTTCATTACAGCAAAGGCTGGAGTGATAAATATCAGCTAGCGGATTTGCTGGTAGATGCTGAAGATAAAGAACGCCAATACGGTTACAGCAGCTATGGCGCACAAAAGTTTGATGTGAAGTTTCATTATCAAAGAATGTCGATAGAACAGGTGTTGTCCCGAGGGCAACAAAAAATGTTCCTGATGGCGTTAACGGTTGCTCAGGCAACACTGATTTTTAACCAGCAACAGGTTAGACCGATTATTTTAATCGACGACATAGGTGCTGAATTAGATATAGGCTCGCGGCAACGTTTAGCCGCAGCTATCGAAGAATTACAATGCCAGGTGTTTATCACGGCTATTGAAAAAAGTGCTTTGGAACCCATATTTCCCAAACACAATAAATATAAAATGTTTCACGTGAAACATGGCATAATAAGCGAAGTTTAAAAACCGCTTGCTCGGTAATTAAAATTCGAACACTACGAAGTTCCAGAGCATTTGCCCTGGCAATAACATAGGCAATTAGAATGACAGAACAAAGTTATGATTCGTCCAGTATTAAGGTCTTAAAAGGTCTCGATGCGGTACGTAAAAGACCAGGGATGTATATCGGTGATACCGACGATGGTACCGGTTTGCACCACATGGTATTTGAGGTTTTAGATAACTCTATCGATGAGGCATTGGCCGGACATTGTAGTGATATTGTTGTAACCATTCACGGTGACAACTCGGTTTCCGTTAAAGATGATGGTCGTGGTATTCCTACGGATATTCACCCGGAAGAGGGGGTGTCTGCAGCGGAAGTCATCATGACCGTACTTCACGCCGGTGGTAAATTCGGTGGTGAAGATTCTGGTTATAAAGTTTCCGGTGGTCTTCACGGTGTTGGTATTTCTGTTGTTAATGCATTGAGTTCCAAGCTTGAGCTAACCATCCGCCGTGCGGGTCAGGTGCATGAGCAATCTTACTCAATGGGTGTTCCTGATAAGCCGCTAAAGGTTATTGGTGAAACTGAGAAAACGGGTACCCAGGTTCGTTTCTGGCCAAGCGCAGAAACCTTTAGCGATACCGTCTTTCATTATGACATTCTTGCCAAACGTATTCGTGAATTATCCTTCCTGAACTCAGGTGTCTCTATTCGCTTAGTTGATGAGCGTGATGGTAAAGAAGACCACTTCCATTATGAAGGTGGTATTCAGGCGTTTGTTGATTACTTGAACACTAACAAAACACCTGTTAATGAAGAAGTTTTCTATTTTGATTTAGCACGCGAAGACGGCATTGTGGTGGAAGTGGCGATGCAGTGGAACGATGGTTTCCAGGAAAACATCTACTGTTTCACCAATAACATTCCACAACGTGACGGTGGTACGCACTTAAGTGGTTTCAGAACGGCTCTTACCCGTACTCTGAATACCTACATGACCAAAGAAGGCTTGAACAAGAAAGCTAAAGGTGGTGGTGAAACCAATGCCAGCGGTGATGACGCCCGTGAAGGTCTGACTGCCGTTATCTCAGTAAAAGTACCTGATCCGAAATTCTCTTCACAGACCAAAGATAAGCTAGTTTCTTCTGAAGTAAAAACTGCAGTAGAACAAGCCATGGGTGAGAAGCTAGGTGAATACCTTCTTGAAAACCCTGCGACGGCAAAAACCATTATTATGAAGATTATTGATGCAGCGCGTGCTCGTGAAGCTGCTCGTAAAGCCCGTGAAATGACTCGCCGTAAAGGTGCATTAGATATCGCCGGTTTGCCGGGTAAGCTGGCGGACTGTCAGGAGAAAGACCCAGCACTTTCCGAACTATATATTGTGGAGGGTGACTCTGCGGGTGGTTCAGCCAAGCAGGGGCGTAATCGTAAGAACCAGGCAATTTTGCCACTTAAAGGTAAAATTCTTAACGTAGAAAAAGCACGTTTTGATAAGATGATTTCTTCTCAGGAAGTTGGCACATTAATCACGGCACTAGGTTGTGGTATTGGCCGTGATGAATACGATCCTGATAAGATGCGCTACCACTCAATCGTAATCATGACCGATGCTGATGTCGATGGCTCGCACATTCGTACCTTGCTGTTGACCTTCTTCTATCGTCAAATGCCAGAAGTGATTGAGCGTGGTTACATCTACATTGCCCAGCCACCACTTTATAAAGTGAAAAAAGGTAAGCAGGAACGTTATCTTAAAGATGATGAGCAAAAAGAAGCATACTTCACTACCTTGGCCCTAGAAAACTCTTCTATCCACGTGAATGAAAATGCGCCTGGCTTATCTGGTGTGGCGTTAGAGCAACTATTTAATCAGTACCGCGATACCCAGGCGATTATTAGCCGCGTATCTCGCCAGATCCCTGAGAGCATCCTTCAGCAATTAGTGTATGCACCAATTGCTGAACAGGGTGATTTTGCCGAGCAAAGCAAAGCTGAAAGTTGGACCGAAAGCCTAATCGAGTTGTTAGAAGAAAATGGTGATAAGGGCTCTTTGTACAGCGCTGAAGTTGTTAAAGATAACGAGCGCAATATCTACTACCCGGCAATTACGGTTCGTATGCACGGTATTGATAGCGTTTATAACCTAGGTTATGACGTCATCCACTCTTCAGAATTTAAAGCCATTATGGAGCTAAACAAAGCGATTAACGGCTTAATGGAAGAGGGTGCTTATGTGAAGCGTGGTGAGAAAGTTCATCCGGTGAGTTCATTTGTTGAAGCCCGTGCCTGGTTGATGAAAGAATCTGAGCGTGGTCAATATATCCAACGTTATAAAGGTTTGGGTGAGATGAACCCAGAGCAACTTTGGGAAACGACGATGGATCCGGAAACTCGTCGTATGCTTCAGGTTACCATTGAAGATGCAATTGCTGCTGATCAGTTGTTTACCACCTTGATGGGTGATCATGTTGAACCACGTCGTAACTTCATCGAAGACAACGCTCTTAATGTAGCAAACCTGGACGTGTAGATACTTCCAGACTGCCTCTTTCAAAAAGCCCGGTTTTCCGGGCTTTTTTTGTATATAGTCCTAACTTCCAAAAATATTGAACAAAAATTGTCTAGAAAAGGGCGACTGCCCCTAGGCTAAAGTAGGGCTTACCGTTATAATTACCGCCATTTTCAAATACTAAACGTTCTATATAGGTTTTCTGGATACATGAGCACAAGCACATTTGATATCAAAACTTTCCAGGGACTAATTCTGAAGCTTCAGGAATATTGGTCTAAACAAGGTTGTGTAATCGTACAACCGCTGGATTTGGAAGTTGGAGCAGGGACATTTCACCCCATGACATTTTTACGCTCTATTGGTCCTGAGCCAATGAGCAGTGCTTATGTGCAACCTTGTCGTCGTCCGACCGATGGTCGTTATGGTGAAAACCCGAATCGCCTACAGCATTATTATCAGTTCCAGGTAGTTCTAAAACCATCTCCGAAGAACATTCAGGATCTATATCTTGGTTCTTTGCAGGAGCTAGGCCTGGACTTATTAGTGCATGATATCCGCTTCGTTGAAGATAACTGGGAATCACCAACACTTGGTGCCTGGGGACTTGGTTGGGAAGTTTGGTTAAATGGTATGGAGATCACCCAATTTACCTATTTCCAGCAGGTAGGTGGTTTAGAATGTGCACCGGTAACCGGAGAGATCACTTATGGTCTTGAGCGCTTAGCTATGTACATTCAGAACGTTGATAGTATCTATGACCTGGTATGGACCGATGGTCCTATGGGTAAAATTTATTATCGTGATGTCTTTCATCAGAACGAAGTAGAGCAGTCTGCTTACAACTTCGAGCATGCTGATGTCGATGCGCTATTTAATCAGTTCGATGTTTGCGAACGTGAAAGTGCCAAACTGATCGAATTAGGTCTTCCACTTCCCGCTTATGAGCAGGTGATGAAAGCTAGCCATGCATTCAATCTGTTAGATGCCCGTCACGCCATTTCTGTGACCGAACGTCAGCGTTATATCCTACGAGTGCGTACATTAGCGAAAGCTTGTGCAGAAGCGTACTACGCGGCTCGTGAAGAGCTAGGTTTCCCATTATGTAAAAACGCGCAAGCAGCAGAGGAGAAATATGATGTCTACTAATACTCTCCTGATTGAATTGGGAACCGAAGAGTTACCACCAAAGTCACTTAAAAAATTAGCTACAGCTTTCTATCAACAGGTAACGGATCAGCTAAATGCCGCTGAGTTATCTTTTGATGATGCTAAATGGTTTGCCTCTCCTCGTCGTTTAGCGTTGCAGGTTTCAGGTCTTATTGACAAGCAAGCGGATAAAACCGTAGAAAAGCGTGGTCCTGCGGTAAATGTTGCCTTTGATGCCGATGGCAATGCGACTAAAGCTGCTCAAGGTTGGGCACGTTCCAATGGTATTACCGTAGACCAGGCTGAGCGTCTTACTACGGATAAAGGCGAATGGTTATTACACATCGCCAGCCAACCTGGTAAGTCTGTACAGGAATTGATTCCTGTGATGGTCAATCAGGCGGTGAGTAAACTTCCTATCCCTAAGCCTATGCGATGGGGTAGTAGCCGTATCCAGTTCATCCGTCCAGTGCACACCATCACTATGATGTATGGTAGCGAAATCATCCCGGGTGAAGTGCTTGGTGTTGCATCATCAAACCAATTACTTGGGCACCGTTTCCACCATCAGGGCTTAGTGACCTTAGATAGTGCCGATAATTATCTTTCAGCATTAGAATCAGCGTATGTTATTGCTGACTTTGAAGTACGTCGTGACAATATCTCTAAGCAAATTCTTGCTGCTGCTGCGGACATGAATGCAGAAGCGCTGCTTGATGATGACCTGCTTGATGAAGTCACTGCAATCAACGAATGGCCAACAGTCCTTGTTGGTACCTTTGATGAAGAGTTTTTGCAGGTTCCGGCGGAACCTTTGATTTATTCGATGAAGGATCACCAGAAGTATTTTCCGGTTCAGGACAAAGACGGCAACCTGATTAATAAGTTTATTTTCGTTACTAATATCGAATCGAAGCAACCTCAAGAGATTGTAAAAGGTAATGAGAAGGTTATTCGTCCGCGCCTGGCCGATGCTGAGTTCTTCTTCAAAACCGATAAGAAAGTAAGCCTTGAGTCTCGTTTAGAAAGTCTTGCCAGCGTACTGTTCCAGAAGCAGCTAGGTACGTTGAAAGACAAGTCTGAGCGTATTGCTGCATTGAGCCGTTCAGTTGCTGAAAAAGTACAGGGCAATCAGATTAGTGGCGACGAAGCGTTTCGTGCTGGTTTGTTAAGTAAGACCGATTTGATGACGGAAATGGTTTTAGAATTCCCAGAAGTGCAGGGCACTATGGGTAAATACTACGCGCGTCATGATGGTGAAGCTGAAGCGGTCGCTCAGGCATTAGAAGATCAGTACCGTCCTAAGTTCTCTGGTGATACGTTGCCGGAAGGGGTAACGGGCTGCTGTGTGGCAATCGCCGATAAAGTCGATTCTTTAGTAGGTATCTTCGGTATTAACCAGCCACCAAAAGGTGACAAAGACCCGTTTGCTTTACGTCGTGCTGCTATCGGGTTAATCCGTATCATCATTGAAAAACAATTAACCCTGGATATTAAAGAGTTAATTGCAGACAGCATCGCCGCCTATGGCGATAAACTGGTAAATGAAAATACCGCTGCTGATGTGATTGATTTCATCATGGGCCGTTTCCGTGCTTATTATCAGGAGCAGGGCATCAGTGTTGATGTTATTCAGGCGGTACTTGCTAAGAAACCAACAGCGCCTCTTGATTTTGAACAGCGCATCAAAGCGGTAAGCCACTTTAAAGCATTACCTGAAGCTGCAGCGCTAGCAGCGGCGAACAAACGTGTTGGTAATATCCTGGCGAAATTCGATGGCGAATTGTATCCAGCATTTAAAGCGGAACTTGCAACTGAAGCTCAGGAACAGGCGTTAGCATCAGAATTTAACGCCCTGAACGGCCAGCTAGAGTCGTTATTTGCAAACAAAGACTACCAACAAGCATTAGCGCTGTTATCAAGCCTACGCGAGCCTGTTGATGCGTTCTTTGATAATGTAATGGTTATGGCTGATGATGAAGCGATTAAAGTCAATCGTTTGACGTTACTGAGCCAGATTCGCGAGAGCTTTTTTAATATCGCCGATATTTCTTTGCTCCAATAATACTGAGCCACGAACAAAAAAAGCACCTTCAAGGTGCTTTTTTTATGTCTGATAGATCTTCTTGGTTGCCATCGCTTAGGTCGAAACCTTTGAGCTTTAACTTACTTGGTTACTTTTTTCGGATCAGATATCGGTAGGGCGCACCTTCCACTTCCTTCGCAACTAACTCGTGTTCCATAAACTCACAAAAGCTTGGTATATCTCTGGTTGTAGAAGGGTCGTCAGCGATGACCAACAGGGTCTCGCCGGTATCTATTTTGCGGATATTCATCCGTACCATCATCACCGGTTCCGGGCACCGAAGCCCCAGAGCGTCGAGGGTATGATTGGCCTTATCAAAAGCCGAGTTAAAAGCTGATTCAGTCATCTTTTTTCACAGAAAAACGAAATTATTCGCGTATTTTAATGTCTATCTATACGAATGCACGTGTTAATCGGTTTTAAATCCAGATTAACACTTTATTCTTACAAATTAAGCTACCTTGTTAACCAGATTTGAACTAGTCTAGAGTTGCTTTGTTAGTTTCATTGACCCTGTGTTAATACCAATCACACTAAGTTTGTGCACAACTCAGAGTTAGGGCAGAGGTTCATTTACGGCCCTATGGGTGAGTTTTAAAGGCGTTTATCCTGCGTTACTGACTTTGACAATGGAGTAACCATTCTCTGCAATCAAAGCCTTGTCTAAACGCCTTTAAATTCTCACTGAGTGAGCAATAATTTAATGTGATTGGTATAAGTAGTATTTTTGCGTGTCTGTAGTATGAAGTTTATATCAAAATATTTTCCCCTTATCTCAGTATGTAGTTTTTCCCTGTTAACGGCGACAAGTTCTCTGGTTTATGCAACCACATCTACGACTAATCCCGAGTGGCTTGAAAAACGTGATACTTATTCCACATTGATAAAGAAAAAGTTCAAGCTTGATTCTAAAGCCTATGAAAAAGCATTGAAGGAGCTCGAAGATTATCCGCTGCAACCTTATTTTGTTCGCAATCAAATTACCAAAAACCTGTCATTAAAAAACGAAAAGCACGTAGCTGCTTTTCTCGATGAATATCAAAACTCACCATTAGACTGGACATTGCGTCGCGCCTGGTTGGGGTATTTGGCAAGGCAAGGGGCGGGGGAAAAATACATTGAATATTTCCGTCCAACCAGTGATGCCACTCTTACCTGTCAGTTTTATCGTTTCCAATTAGAGCAGGGAGTAGATCCTGAACAAGTGTTAACCAATGTTGAAAAACTTTGGTTAAAGGGGCGTTCACAACCGAAAGCCTGTGACCCACTATTTAAAACCTGGAAACAGGCCGGTTTTAGAACCGATGAATTACTGTGGCGACGAATACTGCTGGCAGAAGGTACTTCCCAGCCTAAGCTTTCAGCATATTTACAGCGCCAGTTAACGGACGAACAGGATTATCTGCTCGAAGTATTTCGAAAGGCTAAAATCGAACCAAAAACCATTGCTGACTTTAGTGCGCTAACCAAACGCAATGAGCAGGAAGGGGACGTCATTGTTTATGCATTAACGCGTATGGTCTGGGACGATGAAGTTGCCACTATGGCGATTTTTGATAAAGCGGATCAGCAGCAGCGATTAACCGAACAGCAGCGTAAAAAAGTATTAAGCCCATTAGTGACGGCATTGGCCCGTTCTGAACATGAAGAAGCGACAACCTGGTATGCAAACCTTGACCGTCAATATATCAATGATGGGGCGTTGCAATGGCGCATTGCTTATCTGCTGCGAAGTAAAAACTACGAAGGCATTCTTGATGAGATTAATCTTCTAAGACCTGATATTCAGGCAAAAAATCAATGGCAATATTGGCGCGCCCGCAGTTTGCAGGAGCTTGGTCGTAAAGGCGAGGCGCGAATCATCTATCGTGAACTTGCCAGAAAACGCAGTTACTACGGTTTTCTAGCCGCAGTCCGTTTGGGTAATTCCAGTCAGATTAATCATCAACCCTTAGTTATTGATGATCGCGACAAAGAAGATTTACTTACCGATGAGCCGGGTCAGCGAGCCTTAGAGCTATTTCATCTCGATCAATACATATTAGCGAGACGGGAGTGGTATTACTGGATGCGGGATTTAGATGAAGAGCAAAAGCTCATTGCCGCACGAATCGCTTATGAGCAGGGCTGGTACGATCGCAGTATTTACTCGTTGTCGCAACTAGGCAGTTTAAACGACATCGAAATTCGTTTTCCAATGCCGTTTGCCAGTGTATTTACCGAAGCTTCTGAGCAGTATGAAGTCGATGAAGCATGGGCTTATGCGATTGCCCGCAAGGAAAGTCTGTTTATGAGTGATGCGGCATCAAGCGCAGGCGCTTTCGGTTTGATGCAGGTAAGGCCGATGACGGCTAACTTTTTACGCAAATCTGCCAGTGGATTTAGTAGTTGGCAATTACTCGATGTCGATACCAATGTCGATATTGGTTTTAACTATCTTAATTACCTGATGGAACGTTTTGACCAAAATGTCTTGCTAGCTACTGCCGCTTACAATGCCGGACCTGAAAAAGTAGTGCGTTGGCTTGAGAATAATCAGTCTTTGCCAGCCGATGTCTGGGTGGAATCAATTCCATACCGGGAAACCCGGGATTATGTGAAAAGTGTTCTCGCTTACACTGAGATCTATCGTCATCGTCAGGAGAAAACCAACAATCCATTTCTCGATTTAATCACCCAGAACATACAGTAAATAGAGGGTCATATTATGGTCGGTTGTTTATCCCAGACGATAAGCTATGTTAACATCACCGCCCAAAACGAGTTTTCACCAGAGCATGAAAGGATTAACATCTATGTCATCATTTGCCAGTTTATACCCGCAACATATTGCTGAACTGCAAAAACGTACTGCGACCGCGTTAAAGCGTCATGGTGCTTCATCATTAGTGATTCATTCTGGGCAACCAGGCAGAATTTTCCTTGATGACATGAACTATCCGTTTAAATGTAATCCACACTTTAAGCATTGGCTGCCAATAACCGAAACACCAAATTGTTGGGTAATTGCCAACGGCGAAGACAAACCAACCTTGGTATTTTATCAGCCGCTGGATTTCTGGCACAAAGTAACGCCACTTAAAGAAGACTTCTGGAACAGCCATTTTGATATTAAAGTGATCAGCAAACCTGATGAGATAAAATCCTTATTGCCTGCTGATTTAAGCGGTGCGGTTTATATCGGTGCCCATGAAGAGCTGGCGAAAGCGCTGGGCTTTAGCCAGTTTAATGCGCAGCCTGTGCTTGATTACTTACATTATCATCGAGCTTATAAAACCGATTATGAACTTGAATGTATGCGCCAGGCCAATAAGTTGGCGGTAGCAGGTCACATTGCGGCGAAAAACTGTTTTTATGAGCAGGGTTCTGAATTTGATATTCAACTGGCGTATTTGAATGCGACAGGGCACGGTGAAAACGATGTGCCCTATGGCAATATCATCGCCTTAAATGAGAACGCGGCAATTCTTCACTACACGGTATTAGAGAAACAAAAGCCTCAGAAATATCACTCTTTTTTGATTGATGCCGGAGCCAGCTTTCACGGATATGCTGCGGATATCACCCGCACCTATGCGTTTGCACAAAACAAGTTTGCTGAGTTGATTACGGCGATGGATGAGATGCAAAAACGTTTAGTGACCAGATTAAAACCCGGTGCCAGCTATGTTGACCTGCATATTGAAAACCATCGCCAGTTGGCGCAGCTCCTCGTCGATTTCGATTTTGTTCGTTTATCTGCAGATCAGGTGTTCGAACAGGGCGTTACGCGTTACTTTTATCCCCATGGATTAGGTCATCATCTTGGTCTTCAGGTTCATGATATGGGTGGGTTTATGAGTGACGAGAATGGTAACACCGTAGCTGCTCCTGAACAGCATCCTTTCTTACGTACCACTCGTGGAATCGAGAGTAAGCAAGTGTTTACTATTGAGCCTGGCCTTTACTTTATTGATGAGTTTTTAACGAACTTGTCGAAAAGTGACGTAAATTCAGCAATCAACTGGTCTTTAATTGACGAGATGAAAAAGTTTGGTGGCATTCGAATCGAAGATAACGTCATTGTCCATGATGACGGTATTGAAAATATGACTCGTGATTTAAATCTCGCTTAAACCTTATTGTCTATTTGTCGTAATACCTGTTGATACAAGTGATGGAAATCTAGATTCCATCACTTATCACTTTGTTAAATACACCATCAGGCACCAATGAATTCAAAACCCTATCTGGTTCCCAGTGATTCCATTGAACACACCACCGAAGTGCTAAAAAGCCAATTTATCTGTGCGCTTGCCAGGTGCCAGAGCGCCGAAGAGTGTAAACAATTCATCGCCTCGGTCCGGGAGAAATACCCAGACGCTTCTCATCATTGTGTGGCTTTTGTTTATGATCGCCCTGAAAATAGCCAAAGTTACGGGTTTAGTGATGATGGTGAACCGAGTGGTACCGCTGGTCGTCCGATGCTCGCGGTTTTGCAAGGGACGGAAGTCGGCGAGATTTGTGCCGTGGTTACCCGTTATTTCGGTGGCACTAAACTTGGCACTGGTGGATTGCAGCGAGCCTATGGTGGCAGTGTGCGTGAAGCATTGCAGCATTTAACCACGCAATTAATTGTTCCAAGTATCGACATTGAGTTTGAGTGCTCGTATCAACATCTAAAAGACGTTGAGCATTGTTTGAAACTCAATACCGGCCGAATCGTTTCCCAGGAATTTGCCGAGTCTATATTGCTAACGGTTTCTCTTCCTATGGATAAAGCACCAACGTTCAAACGTGAAGTTATTGAACTAAGCAGTGGCCAGATCCAATTCGCCGAAGAATAGGTAATACCAATCACACTAAGTTTGTGCACAACTCAGAGTTAGGGCAGAGGTTTAGTTACAACATAGATTTCATTGATATAGTCATTCTATATTGATGAAGGTATAACAATTCTCCTTCTCCTTCTTTCTATTTCAACGGGTTAGGCATACAATCATTTTAAAGCTAGTTATGTATTTGCCCGATAACAACAACAATTAAGCCATGCAGTATTTAAACATCATCCGAATTCTTGGCCTTTTGGTAACCATTCTTAGTGTTACCATGTTGCCGCCTGCATTGGTTTCCCTGATCTATCGGGATGGGGGCGGTGTCGCGTTTTTGATGGCATTTTTCCTTTGTTTGGTGACCGGCTTTGCCTTTTGGTACCCAAATCGTAATGAAAAGGGTGAGTTAAGGGCTCGTGAAGGTTTCTTGATTGTGGTCCTGTTCTGGACCGTATTGGCAAGCTTCTCAGCGGTGCCTTTGATGCTGCTGGATAATCCATCGTTAACCACGACCGATGCTTTCTTTGAGGCATTCTCCGGCCTGACAACAACCGGTGCCACGATTCTTACCCATATTGACGGCTTGCCCCATGCGGTGCTCTTTTATCGTCAACAACTACAGTGGTTAGGTGGTATGGGGATCATTGTTTTAGCGGTCGCAGTATTACCTATGCTAGGTGTTGGTGGCATGCAGCTTTATCGGGCGGAGACTCCGGGGCCGGTTAAAGATTCAAAAATGACCCCCAGGATCGCTGATACCGCTAAGCATTTGTGGTATATCTATCTGAGCTTAACGATTTTATGTGCCCTGGCTTATTGGCTTGCTGGAATGAGTCCGTTTGATGCCATTGCCCATTCATTCTCAACCATTGCTATCGGTGGCTTCTCCACCCATGATGCCAGTATCGGTTATTTTAATAATCCGATGATTAACCTAGTCTGTGTCTTCTTCCTAATTGTTGCCGGTATTAACTTTGCACTGCACTATGCGGCGATTCAGAGTAAGAGTATACGAACCTATATCTTTGACCCTGAGTTTAAGATTTTCATTTCGATTCAGGTCATTCTAACCCTGACTTGTTTTGTCGTTCTTATAGCATCGGGTTACAGCCAAAGTTATGAAAAAGCCTTTGATGATGCATTATTCCAGGCGGTTTCTATCAGTACTACCGCAGGTTTTGCTACCACAAACTTTTCCGACTGGCCAACCCTATTGCCGTTAATGCTTATTTTTGCCAGCTTTATCGGTGGCTGTGCTGGTAGTACCGGTGGTGGTATGAAAGTTGTGCGGGTAATTCTGTTATACCTGCAGGGTATCCGAGAGCTCAGTCGTTTGATTCACCCTAAAGCCATTATCAATATTAAACTTGGTCGCAAAGCTCTACCGGACCGTGTCGTTGATGCTATCTGGGGTTTTTTCAGTGCCTATGCGGCGATATTTATTATTTGCATGCTGTTACTGATAGCGAGTGGCATTGACGAATTTACGGCGTTTACTGCGGTCGCTGCCTGCTTAAATAACTTAGGCCCTGGTTTAGGTGAGGTGGCATCGAACTTCTCCAGTATCAATGACTTTTCAAAGTGGGTATTGATTATCGCCATGTTGTTTGGACGACTGGAAATCTTTACTTTACTGGTATTATTCCTGCCTTCATTCTGGCGTGATTAATTTCAATAAAGAATCTTGATGATATTGCTGGCGATAATGATTTATGCCAGCAACTTGTCGGGGTTTTGTTAGAAGAATATTGCGCTAACCGCGAACAGCTTCTCTACCTGGTGAATATATTTCTTGTCTACAAGAAACAGAATGACGTGATCGTCCGATTGAATCACGGTTGTGGAGTGGGCTATTAATACCTGATCGCCGCGAACGATGGCACCGATAGTGGTCCCAGGTGGTAATTTGATATCCTGGATCTCACGGCCAACCACTTTTGATGATTGCTCATCACCATGAGCAACCGCTTCAATCGCTTCTGCCGCACCACGGCGCAAACTGTATACATTAACGATATCGCCTTTACGAACATGGGTAAGAAGGGCCGAAATCGTTGCTTGCTGCGGAGAAACGG is drawn from Thalassotalea sp. PS06 and contains these coding sequences:
- a CDS encoding YigZ family protein; translated protein: MNSKPYLVPSDSIEHTTEVLKSQFICALARCQSAEECKQFIASVREKYPDASHHCVAFVYDRPENSQSYGFSDDGEPSGTAGRPMLAVLQGTEVGEICAVVTRYFGGTKLGTGGLQRAYGGSVREALQHLTTQLIVPSIDIEFECSYQHLKDVEHCLKLNTGRIVSQEFAESILLTVSLPMDKAPTFKREVIELSSGQIQFAEE
- a CDS encoding transglycosylase SLT domain-containing protein — its product is MKFISKYFPLISVCSFSLLTATSSLVYATTSTTNPEWLEKRDTYSTLIKKKFKLDSKAYEKALKELEDYPLQPYFVRNQITKNLSLKNEKHVAAFLDEYQNSPLDWTLRRAWLGYLARQGAGEKYIEYFRPTSDATLTCQFYRFQLEQGVDPEQVLTNVEKLWLKGRSQPKACDPLFKTWKQAGFRTDELLWRRILLAEGTSQPKLSAYLQRQLTDEQDYLLEVFRKAKIEPKTIADFSALTKRNEQEGDVIVYALTRMVWDDEVATMAIFDKADQQQRLTEQQRKKVLSPLVTALARSEHEEATTWYANLDRQYINDGALQWRIAYLLRSKNYEGILDEINLLRPDIQAKNQWQYWRARSLQELGRKGEARIIYRELARKRSYYGFLAAVRLGNSSQINHQPLVIDDRDKEDLLTDEPGQRALELFHLDQYILARREWYYWMRDLDEEQKLIAARIAYEQGWYDRSIYSLSQLGSLNDIEIRFPMPFASVFTEASEQYEVDEAWAYAIARKESLFMSDAASSAGAFGLMQVRPMTANFLRKSASGFSSWQLLDVDTNVDIGFNYLNYLMERFDQNVLLATAAYNAGPEKVVRWLENNQSLPADVWVESIPYRETRDYVKSVLAYTEIYRHRQEKTNNPFLDLITQNIQ
- the glyS gene encoding glycine--tRNA ligase subunit beta, yielding MSTNTLLIELGTEELPPKSLKKLATAFYQQVTDQLNAAELSFDDAKWFASPRRLALQVSGLIDKQADKTVEKRGPAVNVAFDADGNATKAAQGWARSNGITVDQAERLTTDKGEWLLHIASQPGKSVQELIPVMVNQAVSKLPIPKPMRWGSSRIQFIRPVHTITMMYGSEIIPGEVLGVASSNQLLGHRFHHQGLVTLDSADNYLSALESAYVIADFEVRRDNISKQILAAAADMNAEALLDDDLLDEVTAINEWPTVLVGTFDEEFLQVPAEPLIYSMKDHQKYFPVQDKDGNLINKFIFVTNIESKQPQEIVKGNEKVIRPRLADAEFFFKTDKKVSLESRLESLASVLFQKQLGTLKDKSERIAALSRSVAEKVQGNQISGDEAFRAGLLSKTDLMTEMVLEFPEVQGTMGKYYARHDGEAEAVAQALEDQYRPKFSGDTLPEGVTGCCVAIADKVDSLVGIFGINQPPKGDKDPFALRRAAIGLIRIIIEKQLTLDIKELIADSIAAYGDKLVNENTAADVIDFIMGRFRAYYQEQGISVDVIQAVLAKKPTAPLDFEQRIKAVSHFKALPEAAALAAANKRVGNILAKFDGELYPAFKAELATEAQEQALASEFNALNGQLESLFANKDYQQALALLSSLREPVDAFFDNVMVMADDEAIKVNRLTLLSQIRESFFNIADISLLQ
- the tusA gene encoding sulfurtransferase TusA; the protein is MTESAFNSAFDKANHTLDALGLRCPEPVMMVRMNIRKIDTGETLLVIADDPSTTRDIPSFCEFMEHELVAKEVEGAPYRYLIRKK
- the pepQ gene encoding Xaa-Pro dipeptidase, translated to MSSFASLYPQHIAELQKRTATALKRHGASSLVIHSGQPGRIFLDDMNYPFKCNPHFKHWLPITETPNCWVIANGEDKPTLVFYQPLDFWHKVTPLKEDFWNSHFDIKVISKPDEIKSLLPADLSGAVYIGAHEELAKALGFSQFNAQPVLDYLHYHRAYKTDYELECMRQANKLAVAGHIAAKNCFYEQGSEFDIQLAYLNATGHGENDVPYGNIIALNENAAILHYTVLEKQKPQKYHSFLIDAGASFHGYAADITRTYAFAQNKFAELITAMDEMQKRLVTRLKPGASYVDLHIENHRQLAQLLVDFDFVRLSADQVFEQGVTRYFYPHGLGHHLGLQVHDMGGFMSDENGNTVAAPEQHPFLRTTRGIESKQVFTIEPGLYFIDEFLTNLSKSDVNSAINWSLIDEMKKFGGIRIEDNVIVHDDGIENMTRDLNLA